In Halarcobacter bivalviorum, a genomic segment contains:
- a CDS encoding 7-carboxy-7-deazaguanine synthase QueE yields the protein MSLLEVNEIFGPTIQGEGKLVGTPSIFIRLGKCNFKCEGFNVEYETPSGIKKCSCDSYYAVDMAFKEQWQQMNAQQIIKEVLLLEPNYKIDIVITGGEPLLYWKNEEFQKLLKHYIENNYKVTIETNGSLNIDLTETYQKQILFSMSVKLSNSLEPLKKRVNVNTLTKIITETEGSYLKFVIDEGFKEEANIEIQNILSSIPKVDVFLMPMGDTAEQINKNSEAVINLAIENGYKYCDRLHIRVWDNKRGV from the coding sequence ATGTCTTTGCTTGAAGTAAATGAGATATTTGGGCCAACAATTCAAGGAGAAGGAAAATTAGTTGGTACTCCCTCTATTTTTATAAGACTGGGTAAATGTAACTTTAAATGTGAAGGTTTTAATGTAGAGTATGAAACTCCTAGTGGGATAAAAAAATGCTCTTGTGACTCATATTATGCAGTTGATATGGCATTTAAAGAGCAGTGGCAACAAATGAATGCACAGCAGATTATAAAAGAGGTTTTACTCCTTGAACCAAACTATAAAATTGATATTGTTATCACTGGGGGAGAGCCACTTTTATATTGGAAAAATGAAGAGTTTCAAAAACTTTTAAAACACTATATTGAGAATAATTATAAAGTAACTATTGAAACAAATGGGTCATTAAATATTGATTTAACAGAAACTTATCAGAAACAAATTCTATTTTCAATGAGTGTAAAACTATCAAACTCTTTAGAACCACTAAAGAAAAGAGTTAATGTAAATACTCTAACAAAAATCATAACTGAAACAGAGGGTTCATACTTAAAATTTGTTATAGATGAAGGCTTTAAAGAAGAAGCAAATATAGAGATACAAAATATTCTTTCTTCTATACCAAAAGTTGATGTTTTCCTTATGCCAATGGGTGATACAGCGGAACAAATAAATAAAAATAGTGAAGCAGTAATTAACTTAGCTATTGAAAATGGATATAAATATTGTGATAGATTGCATATTAGAGTTTGGGACAATAAAAGAGGTGTTTAA
- the fabG gene encoding 3-oxoacyl-ACP reductase FabG: MKFSGSNVLVTGASRGIGAEIAKTLASYGLKVWINYRSGAEAAEKIKEEIEAAGGTAAIVKADVTKEDEFTAAIKTIVDADGELSYLVNNAGITKDKLALRMSVEDFNDVIAANLTSAFIGCKGALKVMGKKKFGSIVNISSIVGEMGNPGQTNYSASKGGLNAMTKSFAKEAAARGIRYNAVTPGFIQTDMTDELKEEVKAEYERNIPLSRFGQPKEIADAVAFLLSDHSSYITGEILKVNGGLYV, translated from the coding sequence ATGAAATTTAGTGGATCAAATGTACTAGTAACTGGTGCAAGTAGAGGAATAGGTGCTGAAATTGCAAAAACTCTAGCTTCTTATGGTTTAAAAGTTTGGATTAACTATAGAAGCGGTGCTGAAGCTGCAGAAAAAATTAAAGAAGAGATTGAAGCAGCTGGTGGAACTGCTGCGATTGTTAAAGCTGATGTAACAAAAGAAGATGAATTTACTGCTGCTATTAAAACTATTGTTGATGCTGATGGAGAACTTTCTTATTTAGTAAACAATGCTGGTATTACAAAAGATAAATTAGCACTAAGAATGTCAGTTGAAGATTTTAATGATGTAATTGCTGCTAACTTAACATCTGCATTTATTGGATGTAAGGGTGCTTTAAAAGTTATGGGTAAAAAGAAGTTTGGTTCTATTGTAAATATCTCTTCAATTGTTGGAGAAATGGGAAATCCAGGTCAAACAAACTATTCTGCTTCTAAAGGTGGCTTAAATGCAATGACTAAATCATTTGCTAAAGAAGCAGCAGCTAGAGGAATTAGATATAATGCTGTTACTCCTGGTTTTATTCAAACAGATATGACTGATGAATTAAAAGAGGAAGTTAAAGCAGAATATGAGAGAAATATCCCTCTTAGTAGATTTGGTCAACCTAAAGAAATTGCGGACGCAGTAGCATTTTTATTGAGTGATCATTCATCGTATATTACGGGTGAAATACTAAAAGTAAATGGTGGATTATACGTTTAA
- the acpP gene encoding acyl carrier protein translates to MALFDDVKEVVVEQLDCDPAEVKEESKFIEDLGADSLDVVELVMALEEKFDIEIPDEDAEGILTVADAIKYIEDNA, encoded by the coding sequence ATGGCATTATTTGATGATGTAAAAGAAGTAGTAGTTGAGCAACTTGATTGTGATCCTGCAGAAGTTAAGGAAGAGTCTAAATTTATTGAAGATTTAGGTGCTGACTCACTAGACGTTGTTGAATTAGTTATGGCGTTAGAAGAGAAATTCGATATCGAAATTCCAGACGAAGATGCAGAAGGTATCTTAACTGTTGCTGATGCTATTAAATACATCGAAGATAACGCGTAA
- a CDS encoding beta-ketoacyl-ACP synthase II — protein MRRVVITGLGTINSVGHNVEDSFNAVLDGKCGVNNITLFDASEYSVQFAAEVKDFDPTTVMDKKEVKKADRFIQLGIKAANEAMNDAGYINAENKRVDESICERFGVISASGIGGLATIEKNSVTCEIKGPKRISPFFIPSSLVNMLGGFISIEHGLKGPSLSHVTACAASTHALADAVKTIATNGADRVLVVGAESAICGAGIGGFAAMKALSTRNDSPQTASRPFDKDRDGFVMGEGAGALVLETLESAQARGARIYCEVIGFGESGDANHITAPVIDGPLRAMKAALAMAKANTNEDIKIDYINAHGTSTPVGDVNESKAIVELFNGLENCPPVTSTKGQVGHCLGAAGAIEAIFTIKALTEGIIPPTINIENQDEECKLDYVPNTPRKVELNTVMSNNFGFGGTNGSVIFRKLKD, from the coding sequence ATGAGAAGAGTTGTTATAACAGGTTTAGGAACAATCAATTCAGTAGGACATAACGTAGAGGATTCATTCAATGCCGTTTTAGATGGTAAATGTGGTGTAAATAATATCACTCTATTTGATGCTAGTGAATATTCTGTGCAGTTTGCAGCAGAAGTTAAAGATTTTGATCCTACAACTGTAATGGATAAAAAAGAAGTAAAAAAAGCTGATAGATTCATTCAATTAGGAATCAAAGCAGCAAATGAAGCTATGAATGATGCAGGATACATCAATGCAGAGAATAAAAGAGTTGATGAATCAATTTGTGAAAGATTTGGAGTTATCTCAGCTTCAGGAATTGGTGGATTAGCAACAATTGAAAAAAACTCTGTTACTTGTGAAATAAAAGGACCAAAAAGAATTTCTCCTTTCTTTATTCCTTCATCATTAGTTAATATGTTAGGTGGATTTATCTCAATTGAGCATGGATTAAAAGGTCCTTCATTATCTCACGTAACAGCTTGTGCAGCTTCAACACACGCTTTAGCAGATGCAGTAAAAACTATTGCTACAAATGGTGCAGATAGAGTTTTAGTTGTTGGTGCAGAGAGTGCAATTTGTGGAGCAGGAATCGGTGGATTTGCTGCAATGAAAGCATTATCTACAAGAAATGATAGTCCGCAAACTGCTTCAAGACCATTTGATAAAGACAGAGATGGTTTTGTTATGGGAGAAGGTGCTGGAGCACTTGTTCTTGAAACATTAGAATCAGCACAAGCAAGAGGAGCAAGAATCTATTGTGAAGTAATTGGTTTTGGTGAGTCAGGTGATGCTAACCATATTACAGCACCAGTTATTGATGGTCCATTAAGAGCAATGAAAGCAGCACTTGCAATGGCAAAAGCTAATACAAATGAAGATATTAAAATTGATTATATCAATGCACACGGTACATCAACTCCTGTTGGAGATGTTAATGAATCAAAAGCAATCGTTGAATTATTTAATGGTCTTGAAAACTGTCCTCCTGTAACTTCTACAAAAGGTCAAGTTGGTCACTGTTTAGGTGCAGCTGGTGCGATTGAAGCAATTTTTACAATTAAAGCATTAACAGAAGGAATTATTCCTCCAACAATTAATATTGAAAACCAAGATGAAGAGTGTAAATTAGATTACGTTCCAAATACTCCTAGAAAAGTAGAATTAAATACTGTAATGAGTAATAACTTTGGTTTTGGTGGAACTAACGGTTCTGTAATTTTTAGAAAATTAAAAGACTAA
- the accA gene encoding acetyl-CoA carboxylase carboxyl transferase subunit alpha yields MATYLDFEDKIKKIEEDITVAKTRNDEHAVEILEKKLEKEVEKTFKNLSDYQKLQLARHPDRPYAMDYIKGLMTDYYEIHGDRHYDDDHAIVCFLGYIGNEKVVVIGEQKGRGTKDKLKRNFGMPSPEGYRKALRAARLAEKFNLPILMLVDTPGAYPGIGAEERNQSEAIAKNLYEFSELKTPTVSVVIGEGGSGGALAISVADKLAMMRYSVYAVISPEGCSAILWNDPAKVETAANALKITAESLEELGLIDDVVNEPLIGAHRKKEEAIKALGDYFLTSLAELKQLTPAQRYEKKYEKLMNLGKFEEK; encoded by the coding sequence TTGGCAACTTATTTAGATTTTGAAGACAAAATAAAAAAAATTGAAGAAGATATCACAGTTGCAAAAACAAGAAATGATGAACATGCAGTAGAGATACTAGAAAAGAAGTTAGAAAAAGAGGTTGAAAAAACATTTAAAAACCTTAGTGATTATCAAAAACTTCAATTAGCTAGACACCCTGATAGACCATATGCGATGGATTATATCAAGGGATTAATGACTGATTATTACGAAATTCATGGGGATAGACATTATGATGATGACCATGCAATTGTATGTTTCCTTGGTTACATTGGAAATGAAAAAGTTGTAGTAATTGGAGAACAAAAAGGAAGAGGAACTAAAGATAAGTTAAAAAGAAACTTTGGTATGCCCTCTCCTGAAGGTTATAGAAAAGCTTTAAGAGCAGCAAGATTAGCTGAAAAGTTTAACTTACCGATTCTTATGCTTGTTGACACTCCAGGTGCATATCCTGGAATTGGTGCAGAAGAGAGAAATCAAAGTGAAGCAATTGCCAAAAACTTATATGAATTTTCTGAACTTAAAACTCCAACTGTTTCAGTTGTAATTGGAGAAGGTGGTTCAGGTGGAGCTTTAGCTATTTCAGTGGCAGATAAATTAGCAATGATGAGATACTCTGTTTATGCAGTAATCTCTCCTGAAGGTTGTTCTGCTATTTTATGGAATGACCCTGCTAAAGTTGAAACTGCTGCAAATGCACTTAAAATTACTGCTGAATCATTAGAAGAATTAGGTCTAATTGATGATGTAGTAAATGAGCCGTTAATTGGTGCTCATAGAAAAAAAGAAGAAGCAATCAAAGCTTTAGGTGACTATTTTTTAACTTCATTAGCTGAATTAAAACAATTAACACCTGCGCAAAGATATGAAAAGAAATATGAAAAACTTATGAACTTAGGAAAGTTCGAAGAGAAATAA
- a CDS encoding histidine triad nucleotide-binding protein, which yields MCIFCKIVKGEIPNQTILEDENFLAFNDINPARKIHVLIIPKEHYDSFDVVPPKIMAAMTEFMHKVASKLGIRESGYRLITNIGDDGGQEVHHLHFHMIGGEPVGRLVRD from the coding sequence ATGTGTATTTTTTGCAAAATAGTTAAAGGTGAAATCCCTAATCAAACTATCTTAGAAGATGAAAACTTTTTAGCATTTAATGATATTAATCCAGCTAGAAAAATTCATGTTTTAATTATCCCTAAAGAGCACTATGATTCATTTGATGTTGTTCCTCCAAAAATTATGGCGGCAATGACAGAATTTATGCATAAAGTTGCTTCTAAATTAGGTATTAGAGAGAGTGGATATAGATTAATTACTAATATTGGAGATGATGGTGGACAAGAAGTACATCATTTACATTTTCATATGATTGGTGGAGAACCAGTTGGTAGATTAGTAAGAGATTAA
- the pheS gene encoding phenylalanine--tRNA ligase subunit alpha → MKEWLDKIDNADSLEVLENLRIETLGKKGIIPAEFAKMKDVPGPEKKAFAENLNKQKTEITEALENKKEILEKQALEVKLQEETIDVTKFNNELTCGAAHPVALTMDRIITYFQNLNFAVEEGPLVEDDFHNFEALNLPKHHPARDMQDTFYNKDYTLLRTHTSPVQIRTMLSQQTPIRMIAPGTVFRRDFDLTHTPMFHQVEALVVDEADKVSFANLKHVLVEFLHHMFGDVEVRFRPSFFPFTEPSAEVDISCVFCKGDGCRVCSQTGWLEVLGCGVVDQNVFKAVGYENKSGYAFGLGVERFAMLIHNIGDLRSLFESDLRLLGQFK, encoded by the coding sequence GTGAAAGAATGGCTTGATAAAATAGATAATGCTGATTCACTTGAAGTTCTAGAGAATTTAAGAATTGAAACTTTAGGTAAAAAAGGTATTATCCCTGCAGAATTTGCAAAAATGAAAGATGTTCCAGGGCCAGAAAAGAAAGCTTTTGCTGAAAATTTAAATAAGCAAAAAACAGAAATTACAGAGGCTCTAGAAAATAAAAAAGAGATTTTAGAAAAGCAAGCTCTTGAGGTAAAACTACAAGAAGAGACTATTGACGTTACAAAGTTTAATAATGAATTAACATGTGGTGCAGCTCACCCAGTTGCTTTAACAATGGACAGAATTATTACATATTTTCAAAACCTTAACTTTGCAGTTGAAGAAGGTCCATTAGTAGAAGATGATTTTCATAACTTTGAAGCATTAAATCTTCCTAAACACCACCCAGCAAGAGATATGCAAGATACATTCTATAATAAAGATTATACTCTATTAAGAACGCACACTTCTCCTGTACAAATTAGAACAATGTTAAGTCAGCAAACACCTATTAGGATGATTGCTCCAGGTACTGTATTTAGAAGAGATTTTGATTTAACTCATACTCCAATGTTCCATCAAGTTGAAGCATTAGTAGTTGATGAAGCAGATAAAGTTTCTTTTGCAAACTTAAAACATGTATTAGTAGAATTTTTACATCATATGTTTGGAGATGTTGAAGTTAGATTTAGACCTTCATTTTTCCCATTTACAGAACCATCAGCAGAAGTAGATATTTCATGTGTATTCTGTAAAGGTGATGGATGTAGAGTTTGTTCACAAACAGGTTGGTTAGAAGTACTTGGTTGTGGTGTTGTTGACCAAAATGTATTCAAAGCAGTAGGATATGAAAATAAATCAGGATATGCTTTTGGATTAGGTGTTGAAAGATTTGCAATGCTAATTCATAATATTGGTGATTTAAGATCTCTTTTTGAGAGTGATTTAAGATTATTAGGACAGTTCAAATGA
- the pheT gene encoding phenylalanine--tRNA ligase subunit beta, translated as MIITRSWIQEYIDISKISTEDICKTFNSIGLEVDSVEKQRIAPKVVVGKVLEKEKHPDADKLNVCQVDIGTEVVQIVCGAKNVAAGQFVPVAVVGCNLGEDFKIKKAKLRGLESNGMICSSTELGLAKLNDGILELDESIGKLEIGKELSEYPALNDDIIEIELTANRGDCLSINGVARELSAFYSIPFKEQEFKINYNDLGIGQVLEVESLSTIESKYIYTVINSENFSLPVLQRLRVGTIDKFKENDLVDTLSYITHSTGVILNAYAKKDAEDIKGLATIHIQKDKQGFDVIIGEKKLSTVGVEHSEVEKDTNNEYIIEASYINPELLSKKVFETKKETGEIYYRSSRGSEPDIELGMKSFCSLISQYGAEVYNGNEALIDYEEKITIDASVNKINAIIGENIEKVKIDKILSDLGFEVKDNSTDVLSIKVPHYRHDIKNIADVTEEVVRIIGIDNIKAKPLAIDEVNRVNKTSIDLIKKNKLRAKAIENGFFETVTYVFSDRDKLTKYSLPTVQEGLDLLNPIVKELDTFRTTISLNLIEACANNAKLGFKAAAFFEIGKIFNMKREEKTVVSFVFSGQKELEEISNAGKPENIDFFNFAKRVLNSVGKFDLEPMKKISNDLIHPYQSADIIIDGKVAGYISKLHPSVANEYDLSDTFIAEIDFDSISNDLIKVDSYSKFQASRKDLSLIVPKDMEFNKIKEVINSLDNKNIKQYNLIDIYTDEKLGDNESLTIRFILQNNEKTLEEEDITSTMSSILEALKEKLNIELR; from the coding sequence ATGATTATTACTAGATCGTGGATTCAAGAATATATAGATATTTCAAAAATATCAACTGAAGATATTTGTAAAACTTTTAACTCAATTGGTCTAGAAGTTGATAGTGTAGAAAAACAAAGAATAGCTCCTAAAGTAGTAGTTGGAAAAGTATTAGAGAAAGAGAAACATCCAGATGCAGACAAATTAAATGTTTGTCAAGTTGATATAGGAACTGAAGTTGTTCAAATTGTTTGTGGTGCTAAAAATGTAGCGGCAGGTCAATTTGTACCAGTTGCTGTAGTTGGATGTAACTTAGGTGAAGATTTTAAAATCAAAAAAGCAAAACTTAGAGGGTTAGAGTCAAATGGTATGATTTGTTCTTCTACTGAATTAGGACTTGCAAAATTAAATGATGGAATTTTAGAACTTGATGAATCAATTGGAAAATTAGAAATTGGTAAAGAGTTAAGCGAATATCCAGCATTAAATGATGATATTATCGAAATTGAATTAACTGCAAATAGAGGGGACTGTTTAAGTATAAATGGTGTAGCAAGAGAGTTATCAGCATTTTATTCTATTCCTTTTAAAGAGCAAGAATTTAAAATCAATTACAATGACTTAGGTATTGGTCAAGTATTAGAAGTAGAGAGTTTAAGTACAATTGAATCTAAATATATTTATACAGTAATTAATTCAGAAAACTTCTCATTACCAGTTTTACAAAGATTAAGAGTAGGAACAATTGATAAATTTAAAGAGAATGATTTAGTTGATACTTTAAGTTATATTACGCACTCAACTGGTGTAATTTTAAATGCTTATGCAAAAAAAGATGCTGAAGATATAAAAGGTTTAGCAACAATTCACATCCAAAAAGATAAACAAGGTTTTGATGTAATCATTGGAGAAAAAAAGCTAAGCACTGTTGGTGTTGAGCACTCAGAAGTAGAAAAAGATACTAACAATGAATATATCATTGAAGCTTCTTATATTAATCCTGAACTTTTATCAAAAAAAGTTTTTGAAACAAAAAAAGAGACAGGAGAAATTTATTATAGAAGTTCAAGAGGTAGTGAACCAGATATTGAATTAGGTATGAAATCTTTTTGTTCTTTAATTTCTCAATATGGAGCTGAAGTTTATAATGGAAATGAAGCTTTAATTGATTATGAAGAGAAAATCACAATAGATGCAAGTGTAAATAAAATCAATGCAATTATTGGTGAAAATATTGAAAAAGTTAAAATTGATAAAATTTTAAGTGACTTAGGTTTTGAAGTAAAAGATAATTCAACTGATGTATTATCAATTAAAGTTCCTCACTATAGACATGACATTAAAAATATAGCTGATGTTACAGAAGAAGTTGTAAGAATTATTGGAATTGATAATATTAAAGCAAAACCTTTAGCAATTGATGAAGTAAATAGAGTAAATAAAACTTCAATTGACTTAATTAAGAAAAACAAATTAAGAGCAAAAGCTATTGAAAATGGTTTCTTTGAAACAGTTACATATGTATTCTCAGATAGAGATAAATTAACTAAATACTCTTTACCAACTGTACAAGAAGGACTTGACCTTCTAAACCCTATTGTAAAAGAGTTAGATACATTTAGAACAACTATTTCATTAAATCTAATTGAAGCTTGTGCAAATAATGCAAAACTTGGATTTAAAGCAGCTGCATTCTTTGAAATTGGAAAAATTTTCAATATGAAAAGGGAAGAAAAAACTGTTGTTTCTTTTGTATTCTCTGGACAAAAAGAGTTAGAAGAGATTTCAAATGCAGGAAAACCTGAAAATATTGATTTTTTCAACTTTGCAAAAAGAGTATTAAATAGTGTTGGAAAATTTGATTTAGAACCAATGAAAAAAATCTCAAATGATTTAATTCATCCATACCAAAGTGCAGATATTATTATTGATGGTAAAGTTGCTGGATATATCTCTAAACTACACCCAAGTGTAGCAAATGAGTATGACTTAAGTGATACTTTTATTGCAGAAATTGATTTTGATTCAATTTCAAATGATTTAATAAAAGTTGATAGTTATTCAAAATTCCAAGCATCAAGAAAAGATTTAAGTTTAATTGTTCCAAAAGATATGGAATTTAATAAAATTAAAGAAGTAATTAACTCTTTAGATAATAAAAATATCAAACAATATAACTTAATAGATATCTATACAGATGAAAAACTTGGAGATAATGAGAGTTTAACAATTAGATTTATTCTGCAAAACAATGAAAAAACATTAGAAGAAGAAGATATTACTTCTACAATGAGTAGTATTTTAGAAGCATTAAAAGAAAAATTAAATATTGAATTAAGATAA
- the aroA gene encoding 3-phosphoshikimate 1-carboxyvinyltransferase, whose protein sequence is METFNIKKLSKPFNIEIDSIASDKSISHRCAMFSLFSNETSYIKNYLTAEDTLNTLSIVEQLGAKITRNGSTVEITPTDKLTEPKDILDCGNSGTAMRLFCGLLASIDGAFTLTGDKYLRERPMKRVADPLRSIGANIDGREKGNKAPLFIRGVKELKPFTYHSPVDSAQVKSAMILAALRANGISKYKENELTRDHTERMLTGMGAKLEIDNEGFINIHPLEGHLKPLNITVPTDPSSGFFFAVAAAITKDSRVVIKNVSLNPTRIEAYQVLKRMGAEVNFIEKENIYEPIGDIEVKYKELNGVVVEDNISWLIDELPALSIAMSVANGKSLVKNAKELRVKESDRIEAVVSNLKKCGVTYTEFEDGYEIIGGTLNKASIDSHGDHRIAMSFAIAGTLCDMEINDVECILTSFPNFKEILDSLY, encoded by the coding sequence GTGGAAACATTTAACATTAAAAAACTGTCTAAACCTTTTAACATAGAGATTGACTCAATTGCAAGTGATAAATCTATATCACATAGATGTGCAATGTTTTCACTATTTTCAAATGAAACTTCATATATTAAAAATTACCTTACAGCAGAAGATACATTAAATACTTTAAGCATAGTAGAACAATTAGGTGCTAAAATCACACGTAATGGTTCTACTGTAGAGATTACACCTACAGATAAGTTAACTGAACCTAAAGATATTCTAGATTGTGGTAACTCAGGAACGGCAATGAGACTATTTTGTGGTTTACTTGCTTCAATTGATGGAGCATTTACTCTAACTGGGGATAAATATCTTAGAGAAAGACCTATGAAAAGAGTAGCTGACCCTTTAAGAAGTATTGGTGCAAATATTGATGGAAGAGAAAAAGGTAATAAAGCTCCACTATTTATTCGTGGAGTAAAAGAATTAAAACCTTTTACTTATCACTCTCCTGTTGATTCAGCACAAGTTAAATCTGCAATGATTCTTGCAGCACTTAGAGCCAATGGTATTTCAAAATATAAAGAAAATGAGCTTACACGTGACCATACAGAAAGAATGTTAACAGGTATGGGAGCTAAATTAGAAATAGATAATGAAGGGTTTATAAATATTCATCCTTTAGAAGGACATTTAAAGCCATTAAATATTACAGTTCCAACAGACCCTAGTTCTGGATTCTTTTTTGCAGTTGCAGCTGCAATTACTAAAGATTCAAGAGTTGTAATAAAAAATGTATCTTTAAATCCAACTAGAATTGAAGCCTATCAAGTTCTTAAAAGAATGGGTGCAGAAGTTAACTTTATTGAAAAAGAGAATATTTATGAACCTATTGGAGATATTGAAGTTAAATACAAAGAACTAAATGGAGTTGTTGTTGAAGATAATATCTCTTGGTTAATTGATGAACTTCCAGCTCTTTCAATTGCTATGTCAGTCGCAAATGGAAAGTCATTAGTAAAAAATGCAAAAGAGTTAAGAGTTAAAGAATCAGATAGAATAGAAGCTGTTGTTTCAAATCTAAAAAAATGTGGTGTCACTTATACTGAATTTGAAGATGGATATGAAATAATAGGAGGAACTTTAAATAAAGCCTCAATTGATTCTCATGGAGACCATAGGATTGCAATGAGTTTTGCAATTGCAGGTACTTTATGTGATATGGAAATAAATGATGTTGAATGTATTTTAACATCATTTCCTAACTTCAAAGAAATCCTTGATTCTTTATATTAA
- a CDS encoding 4-hydroxy-3-methylbut-2-enyl diphosphate reductase, with protein sequence MKVKLASSYGFCFGVKRAIEIAEKYENSATMGPLIHNQNEIDRLKNDYNVGLYNNLTDVKPNDTVIIRTHGIPKNDLKDLRKKDAKVINATCPFVTTPQQIVKKMSAEKYSILIFGDEDHPEVKGVKSYGEDQDDVHVVLDIDELKNINFKYDKIATVAQTTKKKETYLEIVNNLILKNKEVRVFNTICDATFENQDAARELSKEVDVMVVIGGKNSSNTKQLHSICVENCIDSYLIENAKELDSTWFKNKHLCGITAGASTPDWIIQQVVNEIEKY encoded by the coding sequence ATGAAAGTAAAACTAGCATCAAGCTATGGTTTTTGTTTTGGAGTTAAAAGAGCAATTGAAATTGCAGAAAAATATGAAAATTCTGCAACAATGGGACCACTAATACACAATCAAAATGAAATTGATAGACTAAAAAATGATTATAATGTAGGGTTATATAATAATCTTACAGATGTAAAACCTAATGATACAGTTATTATTAGGACACATGGTATTCCAAAAAATGATTTAAAAGACTTACGTAAAAAAGATGCAAAAGTTATAAATGCAACTTGCCCTTTTGTTACAACTCCTCAACAAATTGTAAAAAAAATGTCTGCAGAAAAATACTCAATTTTAATATTTGGAGATGAAGATCATCCTGAAGTTAAAGGTGTAAAATCTTATGGTGAAGACCAAGATGATGTACATGTAGTTTTAGATATAGATGAACTTAAAAATATCAACTTTAAATATGACAAAATTGCTACTGTTGCACAAACAACAAAAAAGAAAGAGACTTACTTAGAAATTGTAAATAATCTTATTTTAAAGAATAAAGAAGTAAGAGTTTTTAATACAATTTGTGATGCTACTTTTGAAAATCAAGATGCAGCAAGAGAACTCTCAAAAGAAGTAGATGTAATGGTTGTAATTGGAGGTAAAAACTCTTCAAATACAAAACAATTACACTCCATTTGTGTAGAAAACTGTATAGATTCTTATTTAATTGAAAATGCCAAAGAACTTGATTCTACTTGGTTTAAAAATAAACACTTATGCGGTATAACTGCTGGTGCAAGTACGCCTGATTGGATTATTCAACAAGTAGTCAATGAAATAGAAAAATATTAA